Part of the Nicotiana sylvestris chromosome 2, ASM39365v2, whole genome shotgun sequence genome, tgcaattagggaggcaaggattagcctcatgcagttatggaggcatggattaacctcatgcaagtagggaggcaaggattagcttcatgcagctatggaggcaaggattaacctcatgcaagtagggagacaaggattagcctcatgcagatatggaggcaaggattagcctcatgcaaatatgaaggcagggattagcctcatgcaggtatggaggcaatgattagcctcatgcaggtatgaagGCAATGATTAGtcttatgcaagtatggaggcaaggattagcctcatgcaggtatagaggcaaggattagccttatgcaagtagtgaggcaaggattagcctcatgcaaatatggaggcaaggattagcctcatacaggtatggaggcaaggattagcctcatgcatgcaagaattagcctcatgcaggtatgaaggcaaggattagcctcatgctggtatggaggcaaggattagcctcatgcaagtatggaggcaaggataagcctcatgcaggtatgaagacaaggattaacctcatgcaaatggggaggcaaggattagcctcatgcagaaagcaagtagtaagtaaaagtagcatatgtcttagttggagatgtatatttggtgtctgatggcctgattgatagtgatcttGCTGCGTGCATATATTTGCGGATGTTATCATCATGTTAGATGTGCCTGCGGTCAAAGAAAAATTTTAAATTCtgtgagggggaggttggttcatgcTTTATTTGTCGGCCTTCGCTTTGCTCCGTtctgaaagcctttcgagttcccctaggtgacacctgactgttacagaaatagagttttcaacaaatatgaaattattgataaaaaaatagagttatttataaATGTGTTGATACATTAGGTAatttttagatgaaccaatgaccgtaacacatctcaaaggcattgcagctctcttatgttggaattttgagggtcctcctcaaaattctgtcccagtttggtagatgatctttgactGTTTGCAGATAATAGGCCTTGCTGAATCTTCTTCAAAAATTTGAGAATCCTTATCAAAATTCTTCCCTAGTTTCTTAATGGAATTTCTGGCATTcgatggcgttggctggacttgctccggaattttgagggtcctcctcaaaattctgcccctgtTTATGAACTTCGGggaaactaaaattttattatgatatgactgaacccataaggttgcctatgtatcccctcttaaatgggaatcaggtcacgCGTAGTTCAATTATATCAGAGGTGAAAATGTAAATACTTtaagcatagtatcttttgactgcgtctaaattgattggttttggctagatttctctatccatttctgcgagtatgagtgctcctcctgtcagtaccatgtgaaccatgtacggaccttgccagttgggagagaatttccctttggcttcatcttgatgtgggaagattttcttcaataccaactGCCATGGTGTGAACTGTCTAGGTTTTACCCTTTTGTTGAAAActctagacattctattctgataaagttggccgtgCACACTGCTTTCATCCTATTTCCATCGatgagggccaattgttcatagcgattccttatccactctgcatcgctgagttcagcttcctgtatgactctcaaagaaggaatctctacttcGGCTGAGATGACAACctcagtaccataaaccaacatgtatggagttgccccagttgatgtgcgaaccCTGGTgaggtatcccaataaagcaaaaggtaacttctcatgccattgtttgtggttctctaccattttccttagtatcttcttgatgtttttgttggaagcttctacgactccattcatctgcAGTCTATAGGCTGtgaaattcttgtgcttgattttgaaagtttcacacataactttcatcaaatcactgttgaagttggcggcattatcagtaacaatggactaggggactccgaatcggcaaacaattcgatccttgacaaaatctacggcgactttcttggttacagttTTGTAAGacgcagcctctacccattttgtgaagtaatcaatggctaccagaataaacatgtGTCCGTTTAAAGTGGTGGGCTCAAtcagaccaataacatccattccctaggcggcgaATTGCCAatgtgagcttgttgcattgagctcgtttggctgcacttttatcatatcggcatgcacctgGCATTGGATGTAATCTGTtttcatggtcatccaaaagtaaccgtcCCTAAGTGTCTTCTTAGCcaagatgaaaccattcatgtgcgggccatAAGTCCCGTCATGTACAtactcaagtagcttagaagcttcctttgcgtcgacacatcttagtaaacccaaatcaggagttcttctatataagttccctccgctgtggaagaagtgattggacaatctccagagtgtgcatttctgaatgtgatttgcatgctccgggtattctcctttcgataagtactccttgatgtaaTGGAACCAAGACTTTccatctatttcttcttcaacatgagcacaatatgccggctgattatggattctcaC contains:
- the LOC138884151 gene encoding uncharacterized protein is translated as MDVIGLIEPTTLNGHMFILVAIDYFTKWVEAASYKTVTKKVAVDFVKDRIHKNFTAYRLQMNGVVEASNKNIKKILRKMVENHKQWHEKLPFALLGYLTRVRTSTGATPYMLVYGTEVVISAEVEIPSLRVIQEAELSDAEWIRNRYEQLALIDGNRMKAVCTANFIRIECLEFSTKG